The genomic stretch GCCACCTGATACCCCTAATGTATATGGTTCGGCCAGTGGATTTTTTAATAGTGATTGAAATATACAGCCAGAAACTGCCAGTGCAGCACCTGCAAAAAATGCCATGAGTACTCTAAGAAAGCGAAGCATGATAATCTGTTTGGCAACGGGGTTTATGCCAGTGATTGCTTCAAGCAATGTTATGTGCGATGCACCTATAGAAAGAGCTATCGCCAGTATAAATATACAGCCTGTACAGACTAGTATAATACTTATGTTGATGGAAAAATTTTTCATAGCTTTGGGTTAGGTGAAAGTATCACTGTCAAAGCTTCATTATGTCAACATTTTAAATTGGGACGATAGCTCATAATAGTTGAATATTTCCAGGGATATTTCACTTGCCATATAATACAGTAACTACATGTTGCAATGACTCACAGTAATGGTATGGTGTGTATAAATATAATCCATCATAAGGAAGGTGAACAAT from Spirochaetota bacterium encodes the following:
- a CDS encoding iron chelate uptake ABC transporter family permease subunit, with the protein product MKNFSINISIILVCTGCIFILAIALSIGASHITLLEAITGINPVAKQIIMLRFLRVLMAFFAGAALAVSGCIFQSLLKNPLAEPYTLGVSGG